One Nodularia sp. LEGE 06071 DNA segment encodes these proteins:
- a CDS encoding DUF2949 domain-containing protein, producing MTIHSIKGGELQMPPSTYSRLIHFLQEDLSISAASLAVALRHREQDPGPLPMILWQYGLITLEQLEQIYDWMETA from the coding sequence ATGACCATACATTCAATTAAAGGAGGTGAATTACAAATGCCACCATCAACATATTCGCGACTGATTCATTTTCTCCAGGAAGATTTGTCAATTTCTGCGGCATCCCTGGCAGTCGCACTGCGACATCGGGAACAAGATCCAGGTCCATTACCAATGATTCTTTGGCAGTATGGGTTAATTACTTTAGAACAGTTAGAACAAATTTACGACTGGATGGAAACGGCGTAA
- a CDS encoding pyridoxal-phosphate-dependent aminotransferase family protein, giving the protein MDNKLMLMIPGPTPVPEAALLALAKHPIGHRTSQFSNIMAEVTENLKWLHQTQNDVLMLNVSGTGAVEAGIINFLSPGDRILVGSNGKFGERWVEIGEAYGLNVEAITAEWGKPLDTALFAEKLQSDTQKQIKAVIITHSETSTGVLNDLEAINRLVKEHGEALIIVDAVTSLGAFNLPIDAWGLDVVASGSQKGYMIPPGLGFVSVSPKAWEAYKTAKLPKYYLDLGKYRKSTAKNTTPFTPPVNLIVALHTTLGMMKAEGLESIFTRHQRLKNATRAAVKGLNLPLFGSDDYASPAITAVATPGMEADKIRSLMNKRFDIALAGGQDHLKNQIFRIGHLGFVSDRDILSCIAALEVTLTELGHENFTPGGGVAAAAKVFTQS; this is encoded by the coding sequence ATGGACAATAAGCTGATGCTGATGATTCCTGGCCCCACACCAGTGCCAGAGGCTGCCTTGCTGGCATTAGCCAAGCACCCCATTGGACACCGTACTAGTCAGTTTAGCAACATCATGGCTGAGGTGACAGAAAACCTCAAATGGTTACACCAAACTCAAAATGATGTCCTGATGCTGAATGTCAGCGGCACGGGTGCTGTGGAAGCGGGGATTATTAATTTTCTCTCTCCAGGCGATCGCATTTTAGTTGGTTCCAATGGTAAGTTTGGAGAACGCTGGGTAGAAATCGGCGAAGCATACGGTTTGAACGTCGAAGCGATTACCGCCGAATGGGGTAAACCTTTAGACACAGCGCTGTTTGCCGAAAAACTCCAAAGTGATACCCAAAAGCAAATCAAAGCTGTAATTATTACCCACAGCGAAACCTCAACGGGTGTATTGAATGACTTAGAAGCTATCAACCGCCTCGTCAAAGAACATGGTGAAGCTTTAATCATTGTGGATGCAGTCACTAGCTTGGGTGCATTCAATTTGCCCATAGATGCTTGGGGCTTGGATGTCGTCGCCTCTGGTTCTCAGAAAGGTTACATGATTCCTCCCGGACTAGGATTTGTGTCTGTTAGTCCCAAGGCTTGGGAAGCTTACAAAACTGCGAAATTACCCAAGTATTATCTAGATTTAGGTAAATATCGCAAATCCACAGCCAAAAATACTACTCCTTTTACTCCACCCGTCAACTTGATTGTGGCTTTACACACCACGTTAGGAATGATGAAAGCTGAAGGCTTGGAGTCAATCTTTACGCGACATCAACGACTGAAAAATGCCACCCGTGCGGCTGTTAAAGGTTTGAATTTACCTTTATTTGGGTCAGATGATTACGCTAGTCCGGCAATTACCGCTGTAGCCACACCAGGAATGGAAGCGGATAAAATTCGGTCGTTGATGAACAAGCGTTTTGATATAGCCTTAGCCGGCGGTCAAGACCATCTGAAAAACCAGATTTTCCGGATTGGTCACTTGGGTTTTGTGAGCGATCGCGATATTCTGAGCTGTATTGCCGCTTTAGAAGTGACACTAACTGAACTCGGACACGAAAACTTTACTCCGGGTGGTGGTGTAGCCGCAGCCGCTAAAGTATTTACTCAGTCCTGA
- the trpC gene encoding indole-3-glycerol phosphate synthase TrpC, with product MQIRRRSTNTTINVSFLRYQSTLPDMEPNNILEEIVWHKEIEIDKMRERRPLAQLQKQALSAPPTRDFIAALRQGKTQPALIAEVKKASPSKGVFREDFDPVAIASAYEQGGASCLSVLTDTKFFQGSFENLAKVRDTVDLPLLCKDFIIYPYQMYLARIHGADAVLLIAAILSDQDLQYFLKIANAMKMKALIEVHSLAELDRVLALKGEFIVGINNRNLEDFSVDLQTTCELLAARGSQLREQNLLVVSESGIHTPEDLHIVQQAGAAAVLIGESLVKQPDPSLAIANLFAEFSSPETSI from the coding sequence ATGCAAATTCGCCGCCGTTCCACGAACACAACAATTAATGTTTCTTTTTTGCGTTATCAGTCTACCTTGCCAGATATGGAACCAAACAACATTTTGGAAGAAATTGTCTGGCACAAGGAAATTGAGATTGACAAAATGCGGGAAAGGCGACCTTTGGCACAATTGCAAAAGCAAGCACTCTCAGCACCGCCAACTCGTGATTTTATTGCCGCCCTCAGACAAGGGAAAACTCAGCCGGCGTTGATTGCGGAAGTTAAAAAAGCTTCTCCTAGTAAAGGTGTTTTCCGAGAGGATTTTGACCCCGTAGCGATCGCCTCTGCCTATGAACAAGGTGGTGCTAGTTGTCTTTCGGTTTTGACAGATACCAAATTTTTTCAAGGTAGTTTTGAGAACTTAGCTAAAGTCCGTGATACAGTGGATTTACCCCTGCTATGTAAGGATTTTATTATCTATCCTTACCAAATGTACTTAGCTCGGATTCACGGCGCAGATGCGGTTTTGCTCATTGCAGCTATTCTCAGTGATCAAGATTTACAATACTTCCTCAAAATTGCCAATGCGATGAAGATGAAGGCTTTGATTGAAGTTCACAGTTTGGCAGAACTTGACCGAGTATTAGCTTTAAAGGGTGAGTTTATCGTTGGCATCAATAATCGTAATTTAGAAGATTTTTCTGTTGACCTGCAAACTACCTGTGAATTATTAGCCGCACGCGGTAGTCAATTACGGGAGCAAAATCTCCTCGTTGTCAGTGAGTCAGGGATACATACTCCTGAAGATTTGCATATAGTCCAACAAGCCGGAGCAGCAGCTGTATTAATTGGAGAATCTTTAGTTAAACAACCTGATCCAAGTTTAGCGATCGCTAATCTGTTTGCAGAATTTTCATCTCCAGAGACATCAATATAA